From Microbacterium croceum, a single genomic window includes:
- a CDS encoding ABC transporter permease, whose amino-acid sequence MRRSQRVLLWCAVAVLLLIAFAAAFPGVLATHDPLQTDVRGALLPPGDGHLFGTDQSGRDVYSRVVYGAGRSVGVGLLATAIAVVVGLAVGALAGIAPRGADVTLMRVNDVLMAFPEFLVALVVIAILGPGPVNVALAVTLAAVPVYIRLARVQTRTLGVAEHVEAARILGVPAVPAFVRHVLPGVLGSLSVLATIGIGSAILAASGLSFLGLGPAEPTPEWGLMLAGGRNVLGQAWWISVFPGIAITITVVAATIVGRMLRAGSEGRMR is encoded by the coding sequence ATGAGGCGGTCGCAGCGTGTGCTGCTGTGGTGTGCGGTCGCCGTGCTGTTGCTGATCGCGTTCGCGGCGGCGTTCCCCGGCGTGCTCGCGACGCACGACCCGCTGCAGACCGACGTGCGGGGCGCGCTGCTGCCTCCGGGCGACGGGCACCTCTTCGGCACGGATCAGAGTGGCAGGGACGTCTACTCCCGCGTGGTGTACGGCGCCGGACGGTCTGTCGGGGTCGGGCTGCTCGCGACCGCGATCGCTGTCGTCGTCGGGCTCGCGGTCGGAGCGCTGGCGGGTATCGCGCCGCGCGGTGCGGACGTCACGCTGATGCGCGTCAACGACGTGCTGATGGCATTCCCCGAGTTCCTCGTCGCCCTCGTCGTGATCGCCATCCTCGGCCCCGGCCCCGTCAACGTGGCCCTCGCGGTGACGCTGGCGGCCGTGCCCGTGTACATCCGTCTGGCGCGCGTGCAGACCCGCACGCTCGGCGTGGCGGAGCACGTGGAGGCCGCGAGGATACTCGGTGTGCCGGCGGTGCCCGCCTTCGTGCGGCATGTGCTGCCCGGTGTGCTCGGCTCGCTGAGCGTGCTCGCGACCATCGGCATCGGCTCCGCCATCCTCGCCGCCTCCGGGCTCAGCTTCCTCGGACTCGGACCTGCCGAGCCGACGCCGGAGTGGGGGCTGATGCTCGCCGGTGGCCGGAACGTGCTGGGGCAGGCGTGGTGGATCTCGGTGTTCCCCGGCATCGCCATCACGATCACCGTGGTGGCCGCGACCATCGTCGGCCGGATGCTGCGAGCCGGCTCCGAAGGGAGGATGCGATGA
- a CDS encoding ABC transporter permease, whose amino-acid sequence MRAVLLRIAGLLASVVVVLWGAATVAFLAFRVIPGDPVSVMLGPQAQVSEAVKDGIRADLGLDRPPFEQYLTYLGQLVRGDLGESYQLRLPVTEVIGRQLGATLQLSALALGIAAVLALSVALLARGEVARAVATGVELVVLSSPVFWIGLVLLSVFAFGLGWFPVSGSRNPATIVLPAVTLALPVAALLGQVLRDGLIQAERMPFAETVRARGASRGWFTLRHGLRHGASSAVTLTAYLTGSVLGGAVLVETVFARPGLGRVTLAAISDRDLPVISGIILLSALVFVTVNLFVELLHPLIDPRLRRTAAASGARR is encoded by the coding sequence GTGAGAGCTGTGCTCCTGCGGATCGCCGGGCTGCTCGCCTCCGTGGTCGTCGTGCTGTGGGGTGCCGCCACGGTCGCGTTCCTCGCGTTCCGGGTGATCCCGGGCGACCCGGTGTCGGTCATGCTCGGTCCGCAGGCTCAGGTCAGCGAGGCCGTGAAAGACGGGATCCGTGCTGACCTCGGCCTGGACCGCCCGCCGTTCGAGCAGTACCTGACGTATCTCGGACAGCTCGTGCGCGGCGACCTCGGTGAGTCGTATCAGCTGCGGCTGCCGGTGACAGAGGTCATCGGCCGTCAGCTCGGCGCGACGCTGCAGCTGTCGGCGCTCGCGCTCGGGATCGCGGCGGTGCTCGCCCTCTCCGTCGCGCTGCTCGCGCGCGGCGAGGTCGCCCGCGCCGTCGCCACCGGGGTCGAGCTGGTCGTGCTGTCGTCGCCGGTCTTCTGGATCGGACTGGTGCTCCTGAGCGTGTTCGCCTTCGGTCTCGGCTGGTTCCCGGTGTCGGGCAGCCGCAATCCGGCGACCATCGTGCTGCCGGCCGTCACGCTGGCGCTTCCCGTGGCGGCGCTGCTCGGCCAGGTGCTGCGCGATGGGCTGATCCAGGCGGAGCGGATGCCGTTCGCCGAGACCGTGCGTGCGCGCGGCGCCAGTCGCGGGTGGTTCACCCTGCGCCACGGGCTGCGCCATGGCGCGTCCAGCGCGGTGACGCTCACGGCCTATCTCACCGGGTCGGTCCTCGGCGGCGCCGTGCTGGTCGAGACGGTGTTCGCCCGGCCCGGGCTGGGCCGGGTCACCCTCGCCGCCATCAGCGACCGCGACCTGCCCGTCATCTCCGGCATCATCCTGCTCAGCGCGCTGGTGTTCGTGACCGTGAACCTGTTCGTCGAGCTGCTGCATCCGCTCATCGACCCGCGCCTGCGCCGCACGGCCGCTGCCTCGGGAGCGCGACGATGA
- a CDS encoding ABC transporter substrate-binding protein: MPARSVRRLLPFAALAATTALVLSACATPAAQNGGDSDAELVWSIEGANLSAGHMDPQVSQLDVSGMVQRAVLDSLVFQEDDGTFSPWLATDWEVSPDSTEYTFTLRDDVTFHDGEPFDAAAVKANFDRIVDPETASAQAASMLGADFYEGTEVIDDHTVKVSFSQPYAPFLQAASTPQLGFYSPAVLADSADKLKAGGPGITVGTGPFELTEYTPDQELVYTRNDDYAWGPHGEKAPAFETLRVEIQPEASVRAGVIESGESDLASNIPPNLAKDLGDGVTVDSIEYPGLPYSLYLNEKYGVFADEKVRQAFARGIDIDAAVEEIFFGQFPRAWSVLGSTTPGYDAALEGTWAFDPEAANALLDEAGWTDRDDEGYRTKDGTRLSVRWIAWTPVPDDRAALANAIQSDLKDIGFEVVREVLEPGAYNEQYGPKTFDLTDWGFSGVDPDLLRSHLHTDGFQNASQVSDPEIDTLLDTAVATSDQDERNALYTQLQKWNATYTAIVPLYSPSAITAVGERIDGLDYDLYGRPLFYDVTVG, encoded by the coding sequence ATGCCCGCAAGATCCGTGCGTCGTCTCCTGCCCTTCGCCGCGCTCGCCGCGACCACCGCTCTCGTGCTGAGCGCGTGCGCCACTCCCGCAGCGCAGAACGGCGGGGACTCCGACGCCGAACTCGTCTGGTCGATCGAAGGGGCGAACCTCTCTGCGGGGCACATGGACCCGCAGGTCAGCCAGCTCGACGTGTCCGGCATGGTGCAGCGGGCGGTGCTCGACTCCCTGGTCTTCCAGGAGGACGACGGCACCTTCTCTCCGTGGCTCGCGACGGACTGGGAGGTGTCGCCCGACAGCACGGAGTACACCTTCACGCTCCGCGATGATGTGACCTTCCACGACGGAGAGCCCTTCGATGCGGCGGCGGTCAAGGCGAACTTCGACCGCATCGTCGACCCTGAGACCGCGTCGGCGCAGGCAGCCAGCATGCTCGGTGCCGACTTCTACGAGGGCACGGAAGTCATCGACGACCACACCGTGAAGGTGAGCTTCTCTCAGCCGTACGCGCCGTTCCTGCAGGCGGCCAGCACGCCGCAGCTCGGCTTCTACTCGCCGGCCGTGCTGGCCGATTCGGCCGACAAGCTCAAGGCCGGCGGCCCCGGCATCACGGTCGGCACCGGGCCGTTCGAGCTCACCGAGTACACGCCCGATCAGGAGCTCGTGTACACGCGCAACGACGACTACGCCTGGGGTCCGCACGGCGAGAAGGCTCCGGCGTTCGAGACGCTCCGGGTCGAGATCCAGCCCGAGGCGTCGGTGCGCGCGGGAGTCATCGAGAGCGGGGAGTCCGATCTCGCCAGCAACATCCCCCCGAACCTCGCGAAGGATCTCGGCGACGGGGTCACGGTCGACTCCATCGAGTACCCGGGCCTCCCGTACTCGCTGTACCTGAACGAGAAGTACGGCGTCTTCGCGGACGAGAAGGTGCGTCAAGCGTTCGCTCGGGGCATCGACATCGATGCGGCGGTCGAGGAGATCTTCTTCGGACAGTTCCCGCGCGCGTGGAGCGTGCTCGGATCGACCACGCCGGGCTACGACGCCGCGCTGGAGGGCACGTGGGCGTTCGACCCCGAGGCCGCGAACGCGCTCCTCGACGAAGCGGGCTGGACCGACCGCGACGATGAGGGCTACCGCACCAAGGACGGCACACGCCTCTCGGTGCGCTGGATCGCCTGGACGCCGGTTCCCGACGACCGTGCCGCGCTGGCCAACGCGATCCAGTCCGACCTCAAGGACATCGGCTTCGAGGTGGTCCGCGAGGTGCTCGAGCCGGGCGCCTACAACGAGCAGTACGGGCCCAAGACGTTCGACCTGACGGACTGGGGCTTCTCCGGCGTCGACCCCGACCTGCTCCGCAGCCACCTGCACACCGACGGCTTCCAGAACGCCTCTCAGGTGTCCGACCCCGAGATCGACACACTGCTCGACACGGCCGTCGCCACCAGCGACCAGGACGAGCGCAACGCGCTGTACACACAGCTGCAGAAGTGGAACGCCACCTACACGGCCATCGTGCCGCTGTACAGCCCGTCCGCGATCACGGCCGTCGGCGAGCGCATCGACGGTCTCGACTACGACCTGTACGGCCGGCCCCTGTTCTACGATGTGACGGTCGGCTGA
- the valS gene encoding valine--tRNA ligase codes for MSVIPDKPALEGLEAKWDTTWAEQGTYLFDRLRAAQSGREGVYSIDTPPPTASGSLHIGHVFSYTHTDVKARFERMRGKTVFYPMGWDDNGLPTERRVQNYYGVRCDPTLPYTEDFTPPFEGGDNKSSRAADQVPISRRNFIELCERLTIEDEKQFEALFRQLGLSVDWTQTYRTISDETIRQSQLAFLRNIERGEAYQDLAPTLWDIDFRSAIAQAELEDRDQQAAYHTIEFPFADGSGSIAIDTTRPELLPACIAIVTHPEGPHKHLIGTKVRTPFFGAEIEIHGHHLAQPDKGTGAAMVCTFGDVTDIVWWRELRTVADQHLPNMTTIGLDGRFLPTAPESVGNAEAIDWYAENLAGKTVFSARKALVEKLQETGDITAVGKPFTHAVKFFEKGDRPLEIVSTRQWYVRNGARDVTLRDELIGRGQELTWHPDFMRVRYENWVGGLTGDWLVSRQRFFGVPIPLWYGLDENGERDYDRVLTPDTASLPIDPTIDVPAGYTEDQRGVAGGFDAEADILDTWATSSLTPQLAGGWQRDEELWQLTAPFDLRPQGQDIIRTWLFSTMLRSTLEDSRAPWRNAAISGFIVDPDRKKMSKSKGNVVTPADILDAHGSDAVRYWSASSRLGTDAAFDPQNPTQVKIGRRLAIKVLNAAKFVLSFPVPEGAQVTHALDASMLASLDGVIADATAAFEKYDQARALEITEAFFWTFCDDYLELVKERAYDQNDVGQASAALALRLALSTLLRLLAPVLSFATEEAWSWFEEGSIHTASWPEALGIDGDPAVLTAASEALIGIRRAKTEAKASQKTPVARAAIAAPAARLDALRAAADDLRAVGRIAELEFTEAEAFAVTAIELAPVEAS; via the coding sequence ATGTCCGTGATTCCCGACAAGCCCGCACTCGAAGGTCTCGAAGCGAAGTGGGACACCACCTGGGCAGAGCAGGGGACGTACCTTTTCGACCGGCTCCGTGCCGCCCAGTCCGGCCGTGAGGGCGTGTACTCGATCGACACCCCGCCGCCGACCGCCTCCGGCAGCCTCCACATCGGCCACGTGTTCTCGTACACGCACACCGACGTCAAGGCGCGCTTCGAGCGCATGCGCGGCAAGACCGTGTTCTATCCGATGGGGTGGGACGACAACGGCCTCCCCACCGAGCGCCGAGTGCAGAACTACTACGGTGTGCGCTGCGACCCCACGCTCCCCTACACCGAGGACTTCACGCCGCCGTTCGAAGGTGGAGACAACAAGTCCAGCCGTGCCGCCGACCAGGTGCCGATCAGCCGCCGCAACTTCATCGAACTGTGCGAGCGCCTCACCATCGAGGACGAGAAGCAGTTCGAGGCTCTGTTCCGCCAGCTCGGGCTGAGCGTGGACTGGACCCAGACCTACCGCACGATCTCCGATGAGACGATCCGTCAGAGCCAGCTCGCGTTCCTGCGCAACATCGAGCGCGGCGAGGCCTACCAGGACCTGGCGCCCACGCTCTGGGACATCGACTTCCGCTCCGCCATCGCGCAGGCCGAGCTCGAAGACCGCGACCAGCAGGCCGCGTACCACACCATCGAGTTCCCGTTCGCCGACGGCTCCGGCTCCATCGCGATCGACACCACCCGCCCCGAGCTGCTTCCCGCGTGCATCGCGATCGTGACGCACCCCGAGGGTCCGCACAAGCACCTGATCGGCACGAAGGTGCGCACGCCGTTCTTCGGCGCGGAGATCGAGATCCACGGACACCACCTCGCGCAGCCCGACAAGGGCACGGGAGCGGCGATGGTGTGCACCTTCGGCGACGTGACCGACATCGTCTGGTGGCGCGAGCTGCGCACGGTCGCCGACCAGCACCTCCCCAACATGACCACGATCGGTCTCGATGGCCGCTTCCTGCCAACGGCGCCGGAGTCCGTCGGGAACGCGGAGGCCATCGACTGGTACGCGGAGAACCTCGCAGGCAAGACGGTGTTCAGCGCCCGCAAGGCCCTCGTGGAGAAGCTGCAGGAGACCGGAGACATCACCGCGGTCGGCAAGCCCTTCACCCACGCCGTGAAGTTCTTCGAGAAGGGCGACCGCCCTCTCGAGATCGTATCGACGCGTCAGTGGTACGTCCGCAACGGCGCCAGGGACGTGACGCTGCGCGACGAGCTCATCGGCCGCGGGCAGGAGCTCACGTGGCATCCCGACTTCATGCGCGTGCGCTACGAGAACTGGGTCGGGGGCCTCACCGGTGACTGGCTCGTGTCGCGTCAGCGGTTCTTCGGCGTGCCGATCCCGCTCTGGTACGGCCTCGACGAGAACGGCGAGCGCGACTACGACCGGGTGCTCACGCCCGACACCGCTTCGCTGCCGATCGACCCGACGATCGATGTGCCGGCGGGCTACACCGAGGACCAGCGCGGCGTGGCCGGGGGCTTCGATGCCGAGGCCGACATCCTCGACACCTGGGCGACCTCGTCGCTGACCCCGCAGCTCGCCGGCGGATGGCAGCGCGACGAGGAGCTGTGGCAGCTCACCGCCCCGTTCGACCTGCGCCCGCAGGGTCAGGACATCATCCGCACCTGGCTGTTCTCCACCATGCTGCGCTCGACGCTCGAGGACAGCCGCGCGCCGTGGCGCAACGCCGCGATCTCCGGCTTCATCGTCGACCCCGACCGCAAGAAGATGTCGAAGTCGAAGGGCAACGTCGTCACCCCGGCCGACATCCTGGACGCGCACGGCTCCGACGCGGTGCGCTACTGGTCGGCTTCGAGCCGCCTGGGCACCGACGCGGCCTTCGACCCGCAGAACCCGACGCAGGTGAAGATCGGTCGCCGCCTGGCGATCAAGGTCCTCAACGCCGCGAAGTTCGTGCTGTCCTTCCCGGTCCCCGAAGGAGCGCAGGTCACGCACGCGCTCGACGCATCGATGCTCGCGTCGCTCGACGGTGTGATCGCCGATGCGACCGCCGCGTTCGAGAAGTACGACCAGGCCCGCGCGCTCGAGATCACCGAGGCCTTCTTCTGGACGTTCTGCGACGACTACCTCGAACTGGTGAAGGAGCGCGCGTACGACCAGAACGATGTGGGACAGGCCTCGGCCGCCCTCGCGCTGCGCCTCGCGCTGTCGACGCTGCTCCGGCTGCTCGCCCCGGTGCTGTCGTTCGCGACCGAGGAGGCGTGGTCGTGGTTCGAGGAGGGATCGATCCACACCGCATCCTGGCCCGAGGCTCTCGGCATCGACGGTGATCCCGCCGTCCTCACCGCCGCGAGTGAGGCGCTGATCGGCATCCGTCGCGCCAAGACAGAGGCGAAGGCATCGCAGAAGACGCCGGTCGCCCGCGCCGCCATCGCCGCTCCGGCCGCAAGGCTCGACGCCCTGCGTGCCGCCGCCGACGACCTGCGTGCGGTCGGCCGCATCGCGGAGCTCGAGTTCACCGAGGCGGAAGCATTCGCCGTCACGGCGATCGAGCTCGCCCCGGTCGAGGCCTCCTGA
- a CDS encoding M3 family metallopeptidase — MTDTANPLLQPSTLPYGIPDYRAIRPEHYIPAFRAAFEEHLQEISRITMVRSMPTFENTIEALERAGGTLERVAHAFYTVSSADATPEIQAVDEQLAPLMAAHTDAVSLNGPLYWRVQQVFDQLDSLDLTPEQRYLVERHHREMTHAGAALDDEAKAHLTLLNQQLSTLSNTFERNLLNDTNDLAVVFDAAEQLDGLSAGELSAAARSAAERGLDGHYVVSLTLFTGHPYLAQLRNRNSRRAIMAASQARGSRDNANDNRPVLREIVRLRAERAALLGYESHAAYVTADETAGNPGAVEDMLRALAAPSAANARAEREALQLIVDRTEPEPFPVEAHDWAFYTEKVREALYDIDTSALRPWFEAERVLQDGVFFAATRLYGVTFAERPDLVSYHPGARVFEVSNADGSPLGLYILDLYTRDSKRGGAWMNPIVSQSRLRGTSPVVVNNLNVPLPGDGEPTLLTLDEVTTLFHEFGHALHGLFATVTYPHFAGTNVFRDFVEFPSQVNEMWILWPEVLDNYARHHETGEPLDPAIVERLRATETFDQGHATSEYLAAAWLDQAWHRVGTDAEIDDVAAFEAAALADIGLDDPVVPTRYSSTYFAHVFSGGYSAGYYSYIWSEVLDADTVDWFRENGGLTRENGDRFRRLLLGVGGSKDPLEAYHDFRGRVADIAPLLKRRGLEA; from the coding sequence ATGACCGATACCGCGAACCCGCTGCTCCAGCCGTCGACCTTGCCGTACGGCATCCCCGACTATCGTGCGATCCGTCCCGAGCACTACATCCCGGCGTTCCGCGCCGCGTTCGAGGAGCACCTGCAGGAGATCTCCCGCATCACGATGGTGCGCTCGATGCCGACCTTCGAGAACACGATCGAAGCGCTGGAGCGGGCGGGCGGGACTCTTGAGCGTGTGGCCCACGCGTTCTACACGGTCAGCTCGGCCGATGCGACCCCCGAGATCCAAGCCGTCGACGAGCAGCTCGCGCCGTTGATGGCAGCGCACACCGATGCGGTGTCGCTGAACGGCCCTCTCTACTGGCGCGTGCAGCAGGTGTTCGACCAGCTCGACTCCCTCGACCTCACCCCGGAGCAGCGCTATCTCGTCGAGCGCCATCACCGCGAGATGACGCATGCGGGCGCGGCTCTTGACGACGAGGCGAAGGCGCATCTGACTCTGCTCAATCAGCAGCTCTCCACGCTGAGCAACACCTTCGAACGCAACCTCCTGAACGACACGAACGATCTGGCCGTGGTCTTCGACGCCGCCGAGCAGCTCGACGGATTGAGTGCCGGCGAACTTTCCGCCGCCGCTCGCTCGGCCGCCGAGCGCGGGCTCGACGGTCATTACGTCGTCTCGCTCACCCTGTTCACCGGGCATCCGTACCTGGCACAGCTGCGCAACCGCAACTCCCGCCGTGCGATCATGGCCGCCTCGCAGGCGCGCGGATCCCGTGACAACGCGAACGACAACCGCCCCGTGCTGCGCGAGATCGTGCGCCTCCGCGCCGAGCGCGCGGCACTCCTCGGTTACGAGTCGCACGCGGCTTACGTCACAGCCGACGAGACCGCCGGCAATCCCGGAGCCGTGGAAGACATGCTGCGCGCCCTGGCTGCACCATCCGCCGCGAATGCGCGCGCCGAACGGGAGGCGCTGCAACTGATCGTCGACCGCACCGAACCAGAGCCCTTCCCCGTCGAGGCGCATGACTGGGCGTTCTACACCGAGAAGGTCCGCGAGGCGCTGTACGACATCGATACCAGCGCCCTGCGTCCCTGGTTCGAGGCCGAGCGGGTGCTGCAGGACGGTGTCTTCTTCGCGGCGACGCGCCTGTACGGCGTGACCTTCGCCGAGCGCCCGGATCTGGTCTCATATCACCCCGGTGCGCGGGTCTTCGAGGTCAGCAACGCCGACGGGTCTCCTCTGGGTCTCTACATCCTCGATCTGTACACCCGGGATTCCAAGCGCGGCGGCGCGTGGATGAACCCGATCGTGAGCCAGTCGCGCCTACGCGGTACCTCCCCGGTCGTGGTGAACAACCTCAACGTCCCCCTCCCTGGGGACGGCGAGCCCACCCTTCTCACACTCGACGAGGTCACGACCCTCTTCCACGAGTTCGGGCACGCCCTCCATGGTCTCTTCGCCACCGTCACCTATCCGCACTTCGCGGGGACGAACGTGTTCCGTGACTTCGTCGAGTTCCCGAGCCAGGTCAACGAGATGTGGATCCTCTGGCCCGAGGTGCTCGACAACTATGCCCGCCACCATGAGACCGGCGAGCCCCTGGACCCCGCGATCGTAGAGCGTCTCCGCGCTACCGAGACCTTCGACCAGGGACACGCGACGAGCGAGTATCTCGCGGCGGCATGGCTCGATCAGGCCTGGCACCGGGTCGGGACGGATGCCGAGATCGACGACGTCGCCGCTTTCGAAGCCGCAGCGCTGGCCGATATCGGTCTGGACGACCCGGTGGTGCCGACCCGGTACTCCTCGACGTATTTCGCCCACGTCTTCTCGGGCGGATACAGCGCCGGGTACTACTCATACATCTGGAGCGAGGTGCTCGACGCCGACACGGTGGACTGGTTCCGCGAAAACGGTGGACTCACCCGCGAGAACGGCGA